A genomic region of Corallococcus macrosporus contains the following coding sequences:
- the fabI gene encoding enoyl-ACP reductase FabI → MLLQGKKLLITGVLTPQSLAFGVAEHAIAQGAEVILTGFGRAKSLTERSAKRLKPGTEVLELDVTNPAHFPALTEALRQKWGRVDGVLHAIAFAPEDALGGNFLNTPWESVQTAFRISAFSVKELAVACAPLMTNGGSIVALDFDNRQAWPIYDWMGVCKAAMEATVRYLARDLGPKGIRVNALAAGPLATVAAKGIPGFKALAQYWGKQAPLGWSDKDSHDHVAKTACALLSDWLSSTTGEMIHVDGGYHAVGAPPVETVETPAEGVQANPTPKDG, encoded by the coding sequence ATGCTCCTCCAGGGCAAGAAGCTGCTCATCACCGGCGTGCTCACCCCGCAGTCGTTGGCCTTTGGCGTCGCGGAGCACGCGATCGCGCAGGGCGCCGAGGTCATCCTCACCGGCTTTGGCCGGGCCAAGTCCCTCACGGAGCGCAGCGCGAAGCGGCTCAAGCCCGGCACGGAGGTGCTGGAGCTGGACGTGACGAACCCGGCGCACTTTCCGGCGCTGACGGAGGCGCTGCGCCAGAAGTGGGGCCGCGTGGACGGCGTGCTGCACGCCATCGCGTTCGCGCCCGAGGACGCCCTGGGCGGCAACTTCCTCAACACCCCCTGGGAGAGCGTGCAGACGGCATTCCGCATCTCCGCCTTCTCCGTGAAGGAGCTGGCGGTGGCGTGCGCGCCGCTGATGACGAACGGCGGCTCCATCGTGGCGCTGGACTTCGACAACCGGCAGGCGTGGCCCATCTACGACTGGATGGGCGTGTGCAAGGCGGCCATGGAGGCCACCGTGCGCTACCTGGCGCGCGACCTGGGCCCCAAGGGCATCCGCGTGAACGCGCTGGCCGCGGGCCCCCTGGCCACCGTCGCCGCCAAGGGCATCCCGGGCTTCAAGGCACTGGCGCAGTACTGGGGCAAGCAGGCTCCGCTGGGCTGGAGCGACAAGGACAGCCACGACCACGTGGCCAAGACGGCCTGTGCCCTGCTGTCGGATTGGCTGTCGTCCACCACGGGCGAGATGATTCACGTGGACGGCGGCTACCACGCGGTGGGCGCACCGCCGGTGGAGACGGTGGAGACACCCGCAGAAGGGGTCCAGGCGAACCCCACGCCCAAGGACGGCTGA
- a CDS encoding response regulator — MSTNVLLVDDSPTVRNILKIYLMNLKVSIVEAEDAQRALQLLRLVPVSVVIADINMPVMDGITFVKEVRASAQAQVKKVPVILLTAEKGNDLRQRGSEAGANAFIQKPVSHDELTKTVRQFLTGG; from the coding sequence GTGAGCACCAATGTCTTGCTGGTGGACGACAGCCCCACCGTCCGCAACATCCTCAAGATCTACCTGATGAACCTCAAGGTCAGCATCGTCGAGGCGGAGGACGCGCAGCGCGCGCTGCAGCTCTTGCGGCTGGTGCCGGTGAGCGTGGTGATCGCGGACATCAACATGCCGGTGATGGATGGCATCACCTTCGTGAAGGAGGTCCGCGCGAGCGCGCAGGCGCAGGTGAAGAAGGTGCCGGTCATCCTGCTGACCGCGGAGAAGGGCAACGACCTTCGCCAGCGCGGCTCGGAAGCCGGGGCCAACGCCTTCATCCAGAAGCCGGTGTCCCACGACGAGCTGACCAAGACGGTCCGTCAGTTCCTGACCGGGGGCTGA